In Strigops habroptila isolate Jane chromosome 7, bStrHab1.2.pri, whole genome shotgun sequence, the following are encoded in one genomic region:
- the SOD3 gene encoding extracellular superoxide dismutase [Cu-Zn]: MLLLLSLVTGLALSASGVTTDKENDPSQELFQDMQKKVNDLWQNLLYPVMPGNENNGMIYATCEMKPSSKIDADKPQVTGQVLFRQYYSSGRLEAIFYLDGFPLDNNQSGRAIHIHELGDLSKGCDATGGHYNPFSVNHPRHPGDFGNFFPKEGKIRKYKPNLFATMFGPYSIMGRSVVIHEQEDDMGKGNNKASLENGNAGKRLACCVIGVCNKNLWEEKLSEVTDKKKRGLNKRAQN, from the coding sequence atgcttctgctcctttctctgGTCACTGGGCTTGCCCTGTCTGCCTCTGGTGTCACGACAGACAAAGAAAATGATCCAAGCCAAGAGTTGTTTCAGGACATGCAGAAGAAAGTGAACGACCTCTGGCAGAATTTGCTCTACCCGGTAATGCCCGGTAATGAGAACAATGGGATGATTTACGCCACTTGTGAAATGAAGCCCAGCTCCAAAATAGATGCTGACAAGCCACAAGTGACTGGACAAGTCTTATTCAGACAGTATTACTCATCTGGAAGATTAGAAGCCATTTTTTACCTGGATGGGTTTCCACTGGATAATAATCAATCTGGTAGAGCTATACACATCCACGAGCTTGGGGATCTCAGCAAGGGCTGTGATGCTACAGGAGGACACTACAACCCCTTCAGCGTGAATCACCCCCGCCACCCGGGGGATTTCGGCAACTTTTTCCCTAAAGAAGGCAAGATCAGAAAGTACAAACCAAATCTCTTTGCCACAATGTTTGGTCCATATTCCATCATGGGCAGATCCGTTGTGATCCATGAGCAGGAAGATGACATGGGCAAGGGCAACAACAAAGCCagtttggaaaatggaaatgctggGAAGCGTCTGGCTTGCTGTGTGATTGGGGTGTGCAACAAGAACTTGTGGGAAGAGAAATTGTCCGAGGTTACAGACAAGAAGAAGAGAGGGCTCAACAAAAGAGCACAGAACTAG